A genomic stretch from Aminobacter aminovorans includes:
- a CDS encoding substrate-binding domain-containing protein, producing the protein MSEMKPGRSFVSAQQVAELAGVSRSAVSRTFTDGASVSEATRKKVLEAAEQLGYHVNHLARSLIHEDSGIVCLIGADINTPYHSRLLDAITRRLQAINRVAMVINTSGDSDSVEAALRQTLNYRANATVVLSGTPPASLINTCINSGQHVILINRDDHLDGPESITVDNTVAAREAFHMLHRAGCRRIAVVSSQAGTPSLVARERGFEEAAREAGLAVSITRAGPTGYGAGFEAGRLLLSGSERPDAAFCVTDLLACGFMDAARVEFGMNVPADLCVVGFDDIEQASWASYQLTTFRQPIAQIAEHITTLLDSDNPDVNNGPDVNNGPDVINGHGAVSGGRVCFHAAPVWRRTVRPK; encoded by the coding sequence ATGTCCGAAATGAAGCCGGGCAGGTCATTCGTCAGCGCACAGCAGGTCGCTGAACTGGCTGGCGTGTCGCGCTCGGCGGTGTCGCGCACCTTCACCGACGGCGCCAGCGTTTCGGAGGCGACCCGCAAGAAGGTGCTCGAAGCAGCCGAACAGCTCGGCTACCACGTCAACCATCTCGCCCGCAGCCTGATCCACGAAGACAGCGGCATCGTCTGCCTGATCGGCGCCGACATCAACACGCCCTACCATTCGCGCCTGCTCGACGCGATCACGCGGCGCCTGCAGGCGATCAACCGCGTCGCCATGGTCATCAACACGTCGGGCGACAGCGACAGCGTCGAGGCCGCACTGCGCCAGACGCTCAACTACCGCGCCAATGCCACAGTGGTCTTGTCGGGCACGCCGCCGGCGTCGCTGATCAACACCTGCATCAACAGCGGCCAGCACGTCATCCTGATCAACCGCGACGACCATCTCGACGGTCCCGAAAGCATCACCGTCGACAACACGGTCGCCGCCCGCGAAGCCTTCCACATGCTGCACCGTGCCGGCTGCCGCCGCATCGCGGTCGTTTCCTCGCAGGCCGGCACACCCAGCTTGGTGGCCCGCGAGCGCGGCTTCGAAGAGGCAGCGCGCGAGGCCGGCCTCGCCGTCTCCATCACACGCGCCGGCCCGACGGGCTATGGTGCTGGCTTCGAGGCCGGACGGCTGCTGCTCAGCGGCTCGGAACGGCCCGACGCCGCTTTCTGCGTCACCGACCTGCTGGCCTGCGGCTTCATGGATGCGGCGCGCGTCGAATTCGGCATGAACGTGCCGGCCGATCTCTGTGTCGTCGGCTTCGACGACATCGAACAGGCGAGCTGGGCATCCTATCAGCTGACGACCTTCCGCCAGCCGATCGCCCAGATCGCCGAGCACATCACGACCTTGCTCGACAGCGACAATCCGGACGTTAACAACGGCCCGGACGTTAACAACGGCCCGGACGTGATCAACGGCCATGGCGCCGTGAGTGGCGGCCGCGTCTGCTTTCACGCAGCTCCGGTCTGGCGCCGGACCGTGCGGCCCAAGTGA
- a CDS encoding NUDIX hydrolase: protein MPKDKKTIRKASNGEIIAQVAAIPFRLNERGELEVMLVTSRGTRRFIVPKGWPMKGKSGRQAALIEAREEAGVRGKALKKPAGSYCYWKRLSTSFVHVVVTAYLVEVSEELDAWQEAGARQRAWLSPADAAVLIDEPELATLMRSLSSADLMPAVEAMADAAS from the coding sequence ATGCCAAAGGACAAGAAGACCATCCGCAAGGCGAGCAACGGCGAGATCATCGCCCAGGTTGCCGCCATTCCGTTCCGTCTGAATGAGCGGGGCGAACTCGAGGTCATGCTTGTCACCTCGCGCGGCACCCGTCGTTTCATCGTTCCCAAGGGCTGGCCGATGAAGGGAAAGAGCGGCCGGCAGGCAGCACTGATCGAGGCCCGTGAAGAGGCCGGCGTGCGCGGCAAGGCGCTGAAAAAGCCGGCCGGCAGCTATTGCTACTGGAAGCGGCTGTCGACAAGCTTCGTCCATGTCGTGGTCACTGCCTATCTCGTCGAGGTCAGCGAGGAACTCGATGCCTGGCAGGAAGCCGGCGCCCGCCAGCGTGCCTGGCTCTCGCCCGCCGATGCCGCCGTGCTGATCGACGAACCCGAGCTTGCCACCCTGATGCGCAGCCTGTCTTCTGCCGACCTCATGCCGGCTGTCGAGGCCATGGCTGACGCCGCATCCTAG
- a CDS encoding ABC transporter substrate-binding protein translates to MRSAALAALTMAGMTAGGASAQAESLTLYCSADEAWCQQIKTGFEEKTGITVDMTRKSSGETYAQVRAEASNPKGDVWWGGTGDPHLQAAEENLTEEYVSPMRGELHDWAIKQAEAAGNKTIGVYSGALGFGYNKDLLAKNGLPEPKCWADLAKPEYKGQIQIANPNSSGTAYTTLATMVQLMGEDKGFEYMKALHKNINQYTKSGSAPIKAAGLGETTIGIVFMHDAVAQTAAGFPIVTVAPCEGTGYEIGSMSLIKGARNAEAAKKFYDWALSAEMQGKAKDVKSFQLPSNKAATVSELTPDLSTIKLIDYDFKKYGSSEERKRLLGKWDTEVSSLPQ, encoded by the coding sequence TTGCGTTCGGCCGCGCTGGCCGCATTGACGATGGCCGGGATGACGGCCGGCGGCGCGTCAGCCCAGGCAGAAAGCCTGACGCTCTATTGCAGCGCCGACGAGGCGTGGTGCCAGCAGATCAAGACCGGATTCGAGGAAAAGACCGGCATCACCGTCGACATGACCCGCAAGAGTTCGGGCGAGACCTATGCCCAGGTGCGCGCCGAAGCGAGCAACCCCAAGGGCGACGTCTGGTGGGGCGGCACCGGCGATCCGCATCTGCAGGCAGCCGAGGAGAACCTGACCGAGGAATATGTCTCGCCGATGCGCGGCGAGCTGCACGACTGGGCGATCAAGCAGGCCGAGGCCGCCGGCAACAAGACCATCGGCGTCTATTCGGGCGCGCTCGGCTTCGGCTACAACAAGGACCTGCTGGCCAAGAACGGCCTGCCCGAGCCGAAATGCTGGGCCGATCTGGCCAAGCCCGAATATAAGGGCCAGATCCAGATCGCCAACCCGAACTCGTCAGGTACCGCCTACACGACGCTGGCAACGATGGTGCAGCTGATGGGCGAGGACAAGGGCTTCGAATACATGAAGGCCCTGCACAAGAACATCAACCAGTACACCAAGTCGGGCTCGGCGCCGATCAAGGCTGCGGGCCTCGGTGAAACCACCATCGGCATCGTGTTCATGCACGACGCGGTGGCGCAGACGGCGGCGGGCTTCCCGATCGTCACTGTCGCGCCGTGCGAAGGCACCGGTTACGAGATCGGCTCGATGTCGCTGATCAAGGGCGCCCGCAATGCCGAGGCGGCCAAGAAGTTCTACGACTGGGCGCTGTCGGCGGAGATGCAGGGCAAGGCCAAGGACGTCAAGTCGTTCCAGCTGCCGTCGAACAAGGCGGCGACCGTGTCCGAGCTGACGCCCGACCTGTCGACGATCAAGCTGATCGACTACGACTTCAAGAAGTACGGCTCTAGCGAGGAGCGCAAGCGGCTGCTTGGCAAATGGGACACGGAGGTCTCCTCGCTGCCGCAATAA
- a CDS encoding ABC transporter permease, with protein sequence MRSRDLSGRLHPTVVLWMVVGLLGFAVLPWYGVEDGFFGLSWLFEGYPLDSEFAPALVLNLKGEKLWLAPLGMLLAAPLLLWERRKSDPLFGKLLVAIGAAGFAWLLFQGFAIGLRGWQFGWLQGLFGELGDRQFGMGYGALLVGLAFLFLFSQGLAARGAVGGDVFVVSTIAFVVASVGLFIFMPILQMLANALITEDGSYSLTTFLGKLFSARLWSLDCLAGGSRCGVAWNSLFLAVLVGILTTVLGLVFALMVTRTGFRYGTLLRALTVLPIITPPFVIGLAIILLFGLSGAVTQTFSELFGIQPTRWIYGLPGLLIAQLLAFTPIAFLVLIGVVEGVSPSMEEAAQTLRANRWQTFWTVSLPLMRPGLANAFLLGFIESMADFGNPLVLGGNFDVLSTEIFFAIVGAQNDEAQAAILALVLLAFTLLAFYAQRFWLGKKSYTTMSGKGDAGVHPQLPTALKRAVYGVAGFWVAFTIFVYATIFYGSFVKLWGVDHSLTFAHYVKAFAIGWNDFGIHWKGSAWSSFWTTLQIALISSPLTAAIGLLTAYLLVRQNFAGKNAFEFGTMLSFAIPGTVIGVSYVIAFNVPPIELTGTGIILVLSFIFRNMPVGVRAGVASMSQIDKSLDESSLTLGANSWQTFRRVVLPLLRPAIVAALVYSFVRAMTAISAIIFLVSARYDMSTSYIVGRVENNEYGIAIAYSAVLIGVMLAVVGLMQLVVGRRNIGRRGHELSQSRTNVSQPAFSGGS encoded by the coding sequence ATGCGCTCCCGCGACTTAAGCGGCCGCCTGCATCCGACCGTCGTCCTGTGGATGGTGGTCGGATTGCTCGGCTTTGCCGTGCTGCCCTGGTATGGCGTCGAAGACGGCTTCTTCGGCTTGTCCTGGCTGTTTGAGGGTTATCCGCTCGACAGCGAGTTCGCACCAGCCCTGGTGCTCAATCTCAAGGGCGAAAAGCTTTGGCTCGCGCCGCTCGGCATGTTGTTGGCCGCGCCGTTGCTGCTGTGGGAGCGGAGAAAGTCCGACCCGCTGTTTGGCAAGCTGCTCGTTGCGATCGGTGCGGCGGGCTTTGCCTGGCTGCTGTTCCAGGGCTTCGCCATCGGCCTGCGCGGCTGGCAGTTCGGCTGGCTGCAAGGCCTGTTTGGCGAGCTCGGCGACCGCCAGTTCGGCATGGGCTATGGCGCGCTTCTGGTCGGCCTCGCCTTCCTGTTCCTGTTTTCCCAAGGTCTTGCCGCACGCGGGGCTGTCGGCGGCGACGTCTTCGTTGTCTCGACCATCGCGTTCGTGGTGGCGTCGGTCGGCCTGTTCATCTTCATGCCGATCCTGCAGATGCTGGCCAATGCGCTGATCACCGAAGATGGCAGCTATTCGCTGACGACCTTCCTCGGCAAGCTGTTCAGCGCCAGGCTGTGGAGCCTCGATTGCCTTGCCGGCGGCAGCCGCTGCGGCGTCGCCTGGAACTCGCTGTTTCTTGCCGTGCTCGTCGGCATTTTGACGACGGTCCTTGGGCTGGTCTTCGCGCTGATGGTCACCCGCACCGGCTTCCGTTATGGCACCCTGCTCAGGGCGCTGACGGTGCTGCCGATCATCACGCCGCCCTTCGTCATCGGCCTCGCCATCATCTTGCTGTTTGGCCTGTCGGGCGCGGTGACGCAGACATTTTCGGAGCTGTTCGGCATCCAGCCGACGCGCTGGATCTACGGCCTGCCCGGCCTGCTGATCGCCCAGTTGCTCGCCTTCACCCCGATCGCCTTCCTAGTGCTGATCGGCGTCGTCGAGGGTGTCAGCCCGTCGATGGAAGAGGCGGCGCAGACCTTGCGCGCCAACCGCTGGCAGACCTTCTGGACGGTGTCACTGCCCTTGATGCGGCCCGGTCTCGCCAACGCCTTCCTGCTCGGCTTCATCGAAAGCATGGCCGACTTCGGCAACCCGCTGGTGCTGGGCGGCAATTTCGACGTGCTGTCGACGGAGATCTTCTTCGCCATCGTCGGCGCCCAGAACGACGAGGCGCAGGCGGCGATCCTGGCACTGGTGCTGCTCGCCTTCACGCTCCTTGCCTTCTACGCCCAGCGTTTCTGGCTCGGCAAGAAGTCCTATACGACAATGTCGGGCAAGGGCGATGCCGGCGTGCATCCGCAATTGCCGACGGCGCTCAAGCGCGCCGTCTACGGCGTGGCCGGCTTCTGGGTCGCCTTCACCATCTTCGTCTACGCGACCATCTTCTACGGCAGTTTCGTCAAGCTGTGGGGCGTCGATCACAGCCTGACTTTCGCCCATTATGTGAAGGCCTTTGCCATCGGCTGGAACGATTTCGGTATCCACTGGAAGGGCTCGGCCTGGAGTTCGTTCTGGACGACCTTGCAGATCGCGTTGATCTCGTCGCCGCTGACGGCGGCCATCGGCCTGCTCACCGCCTATCTGCTGGTGCGGCAGAACTTTGCCGGCAAGAATGCCTTCGAGTTCGGCACCATGCTGTCTTTTGCCATCCCCGGCACGGTGATCGGCGTGAGTTACGTGATTGCCTTCAACGTGCCGCCGATCGAGCTGACCGGCACCGGCATCATCCTCGTCTTGTCCTTCATCTTCCGCAACATGCCGGTGGGCGTGCGGGCAGGCGTGGCGTCGATGTCGCAGATCGACAAGAGCCTGGACGAGTCGTCACTGACGCTCGGCGCCAATTCCTGGCAGACCTTCCGCCGGGTGGTGCTGCCGTTGCTCAGGCCGGCGATCGTTGCCGCGCTGGTCTATTCCTTCGTCCGCGCCATGACGGCGATCAGCGCCATCATCTTTTTGGTCAGCGCCCGCTACGACATGTCGACCAGTTACATCGTCGGCCGCGTCGAAAACAACGAATACGGCATCGCCATCGCCTATTCGGCGGTGCTGATCGGCGTCATGCTGGCGGTTGTCGGACTGATGCAGCTTGTGGTCGGCCGGCGCAACATCGGCCGGCGCGGGCATGAACTGTCGCAGTCGCGCACCAATGTGAGCCAGCCGGCATTTTCGGGAGGTAGCTGA